One Polynucleobacter sp. MWH-Spelu-300-X4 genomic window carries:
- the cysW gene encoding sulfate ABC transporter permease subunit CysW yields MSHLSRFEKSGATTEPRWVKYTLVALSLSFFGFFLLLPLISVFVEALKKGWDVYLSAVTEPDAVSAIKLTLIAAVIAVPLNLIFGVAAAWAITKFDFKGKHLLITLIDLPFSVSPVIAGLIYVLVFGAQGWLGPWLDSENIKIIFAIPGIVLATIFVTFPFVARELIPLMEAQGREEEEAATVLGASGWQTFFKVTLPNIKWGLLYGVILCNARAMGEFGAVSVVSGHIRGYTNTIPLHVEILYNEYNFAASFAVASILALLALLTLAVKTYVEWRLRSETHAEPLIEGQL; encoded by the coding sequence ATGAGTCATCTTTCTCGTTTTGAAAAGAGTGGAGCGACTACTGAGCCGCGATGGGTTAAATACACTTTAGTAGCTTTGTCTCTAAGTTTCTTTGGATTTTTCTTGTTATTGCCACTCATCTCAGTATTTGTGGAGGCATTAAAAAAAGGCTGGGATGTTTATCTATCAGCAGTTACAGAACCAGATGCTGTTTCCGCTATTAAATTGACACTCATTGCTGCTGTAATTGCAGTGCCTCTTAATCTTATATTTGGTGTGGCAGCGGCTTGGGCTATTACTAAGTTTGACTTTAAGGGCAAGCATTTATTAATTACTTTGATTGATTTGCCATTTTCTGTGTCGCCGGTGATTGCAGGTCTTATCTATGTATTGGTATTTGGTGCGCAAGGGTGGTTGGGTCCTTGGTTGGATAGTGAAAATATCAAAATTATCTTTGCAATCCCCGGGATTGTATTAGCAACTATTTTTGTGACATTTCCATTTGTGGCGCGAGAGTTGATTCCTCTTATGGAAGCTCAGGGGCGTGAAGAGGAGGAGGCAGCCACAGTATTGGGAGCAAGTGGGTGGCAAACATTTTTTAAAGTTACCTTGCCTAATATCAAGTGGGGTTTATTGTATGGTGTGATTCTTTGTAATGCTAGGGCTATGGGGGAGTTTGGTGCGGTCTCTGTTGTTTCTGGCCATATACGAGGTTACACCAACACTATCCCACTTCATGTAGAAATTCTCTATAACGAATATAACTTTGCCGCTTCATTTGCAGTGGCATCCATCTTGGCGTTACTAGCGTTATTGACTCTAGCCGTTAAAACCTATGTGGAGTGGCGTCTTCGCTCAGAAACACATGCAGAACCGCTAATTGAAGGGCAACTATGA
- a CDS encoding elongation factor P maturation arginine rhamnosyltransferase EarP, whose product MRWDIFCQIVDNYGDAGVCWRLARSLSQMSIHGDDIRIRLFCDDLKVLDQIAHGNATRFGASLGIEVLPWHDATKIDVIENPNTVADVVIEAFACTIPKEYIDAMALSVKKPLWINLEYLTAESWADGMHLLPSPQNNGLNKYFYFPGFTNKTGGVTLGDWDEVVCRGDIPESLASSWNLCRSHSKRISIFNYRHAPLEAWLLSLDQAAHSAGDYVDVLVCASQNISRGFFDHAFKNIRLIQLPFVPQEDYDWLVAHCDFNLVRGEDSFVRAQWAGKPFLWDIYPQEDLAHEIKLEAFLKLYFEDASSALSTIAIPAMKWASPETWWPLLDTWTNHSKAWAAKLRALGPLEGKILDFVKSQEISR is encoded by the coding sequence ATGCGTTGGGATATTTTCTGTCAAATCGTAGATAACTATGGCGACGCTGGCGTTTGTTGGCGCCTGGCCAGAAGTTTGTCTCAGATGTCTATACATGGTGATGATATCCGCATTCGTTTATTTTGCGATGATTTAAAGGTATTAGACCAAATTGCCCATGGCAACGCCACTCGCTTTGGTGCCAGCCTGGGCATCGAAGTATTACCTTGGCATGATGCCACCAAGATAGACGTGATTGAGAATCCTAATACTGTTGCGGATGTGGTCATCGAGGCCTTTGCCTGCACGATTCCCAAAGAATATATCGATGCCATGGCACTCTCGGTTAAAAAACCACTATGGATCAATCTGGAATATCTCACGGCTGAATCGTGGGCTGATGGGATGCACCTGCTACCCTCCCCCCAAAATAACGGCCTCAATAAATATTTTTACTTCCCAGGGTTTACCAATAAAACTGGTGGAGTTACTTTGGGCGACTGGGATGAAGTAGTGTGTCGTGGAGATATTCCAGAAAGTTTGGCATCCAGCTGGAATTTATGTCGCTCTCATTCAAAAAGAATATCCATCTTTAACTATCGACACGCACCCCTTGAAGCTTGGTTACTTTCTTTAGATCAAGCCGCTCATAGTGCTGGCGACTACGTTGATGTTTTAGTTTGTGCCAGCCAAAATATTTCTAGAGGATTTTTTGATCACGCATTCAAAAACATTCGTTTAATTCAATTACCTTTTGTGCCTCAAGAAGATTACGACTGGCTAGTCGCTCACTGCGACTTCAATCTGGTCAGAGGAGAAGATTCTTTTGTCAGGGCTCAATGGGCAGGCAAGCCTTTTTTGTGGGATATTTACCCACAGGAAGATTTAGCCCACGAAATCAAACTGGAGGCCTTTTTAAAGCTTTATTTTGAAGATGCTTCGAGTGCATTAAGCACCATAGCCATACCCGCCATGAAATGGGCCTCCCCAGAGACCTGGTGGCCCCTTTTGGACACTTGGACCAACCACTCTAAAGCCTGGGCAGCAAAGTTAAGAGCCTTGGGGCCATTAGAGGGTAAAATACTAGACTTTGTGAAATCTCAGGAAATATCGCGATGA
- the efp gene encoding elongation factor P: protein MKIAQELRVGNVVMLNGQPLVIQKTEYSRSGRNAAVVKMKFKNLITEAPNEGIFKADDKFEVVILERKECTYSYFADPMYAFMDTEYNQYEVEKDNMGDALHYLEDGMPVEVVFYEGKALSVELPTIVVREITYTEPAVKGDTSSGRVLKNAKIATGYELQVPLFCNEGDKIEIDTRTGEYRSRAN from the coding sequence ATGAAAATTGCTCAAGAACTCCGCGTAGGTAACGTTGTTATGCTCAATGGTCAGCCATTGGTAATCCAAAAAACTGAATACAGCCGTTCAGGCCGTAATGCTGCAGTTGTCAAGATGAAGTTCAAGAACCTCATCACTGAAGCACCTAACGAAGGCATCTTCAAAGCTGACGACAAATTCGAAGTTGTGATTTTGGAACGTAAAGAATGTACTTATTCTTACTTCGCAGATCCAATGTATGCATTCATGGATACTGAATACAACCAGTATGAAGTTGAAAAAGACAATATGGGTGATGCACTGCACTATCTAGAAGATGGCATGCCTGTTGAAGTAGTTTTCTATGAAGGTAAAGCTCTTTCAGTAGAACTACCAACGATTGTTGTTCGTGAAATTACTTATACAGAACCTGCTGTGAAAGGCGACACCAGCTCAGGCCGCGTATTAAAGAACGCCAAGATTGCTACAGGCTACGAGCTACAGGTGCCTTTATTCTGTAACGAAGGCGACAAGATTGAAATCGATACACGTACGGGCGAATATCGTAGCCGTGCCAACTAA
- a CDS encoding sulfate ABC transporter substrate-binding protein, with protein sequence MKISKQIIALLIGLGISATGIAGPTLLNVSYDPTRELYQDYNKAFTEYWKKKTGEDVGFKQSHGGSGKQARAVLDGLDADVVTLALAYDIDILSEKNLIPKDWQKRLKNNSSPYTSTIVFLVRKGNPKGIKDWNDLAKPGVDVITPNPKTSGGARWNYLAAWAYALKQPGGSDAKAKDFVKKIFANVKVLDSGARGSTTTFTERGIGDVLISWENEAFLAVKELGPDKYEIVTPSLSILAEPPVTIVDKVVDRKGTRKIATAYLEYLYSPEGQEIAGKHYYRPREPKAAAKYANQFAKVKLFTIDQTFGGWQKAQKEHFSDGGTFDQIIVK encoded by the coding sequence ATGAAAATCTCAAAACAAATTATTGCTCTATTGATCGGCTTAGGTATCTCAGCAACAGGTATTGCGGGGCCAACTTTACTAAATGTTTCTTATGATCCAACTCGCGAGTTATATCAAGACTACAACAAAGCATTTACTGAATATTGGAAAAAGAAAACTGGTGAAGATGTTGGTTTTAAACAATCACATGGTGGTTCTGGCAAACAGGCTCGAGCCGTGTTGGATGGATTGGATGCTGATGTAGTGACTTTGGCACTTGCTTATGACATTGATATTTTGAGTGAGAAAAATCTAATACCTAAAGATTGGCAAAAACGTCTAAAGAATAACTCTTCGCCATACACATCCACGATTGTTTTCTTGGTGCGTAAAGGAAATCCTAAGGGAATCAAAGATTGGAATGATTTAGCTAAACCAGGTGTTGACGTGATTACACCTAATCCTAAAACATCAGGTGGAGCGCGTTGGAACTACTTGGCTGCTTGGGCTTATGCACTCAAACAACCCGGTGGTAGTGATGCAAAAGCCAAAGATTTTGTTAAGAAAATATTCGCCAATGTGAAAGTCTTGGATTCAGGTGCTAGAGGCTCTACAACGACTTTTACTGAGCGTGGCATTGGCGATGTATTGATTTCTTGGGAAAACGAGGCTTTCTTGGCTGTAAAAGAATTGGGGCCTGATAAATATGAAATTGTGACGCCATCTTTATCAATTCTTGCTGAACCTCCTGTGACTATCGTTGATAAGGTGGTTGATAGAAAAGGTACAAGAAAAATTGCTACAGCCTATCTAGAGTATCTTTATTCACCAGAAGGGCAGGAAATTGCTGGTAAACACTATTACCGCCCGCGTGAGCCCAAAGCCGCTGCTAAGTATGCCAATCAATTCGCTAAAGTAAAGCTCTTCACTATTGACCAGACATTTGGTGGATGGCAAAAAGCTCAGAAGGAACATTTCTCAGATGGTGGTACATTTGATCAGATCATTGTGAAATAA
- the cysT gene encoding sulfate ABC transporter permease subunit CysT yields the protein MAILSKNKIFPGFNLSLGYTLVYLSLIVLIPISAVALKAGSSGFDHFWEVVSAPRVVASYQLSFGLSLIAGFINAIFGLMLAWVLVRYNFLGKKLIDALVDLPFALPTAVTGIALTALYSKNGWIGQYLEPLGIKVAFTPLGILIALIFIGLPFVVRTVQPILEDLETELEEASASLGANRWQTFHLVILPILLPALLTGFALAFARAVGEYGSVIFIAGNIPLVSEITPLMIITRLEQYDYSGATAIAVVMLVISLILLFAINALQAWTAKRTGRSR from the coding sequence ATGGCTATATTAAGTAAAAACAAAATATTTCCTGGGTTTAATCTATCTTTAGGTTATACCTTGGTCTACCTATCTCTCATTGTTCTTATTCCTATATCTGCGGTTGCATTGAAAGCGGGTAGTTCGGGTTTCGATCATTTTTGGGAAGTTGTTAGTGCCCCTCGTGTGGTTGCTTCTTATCAATTAAGTTTTGGCCTATCTCTTATTGCAGGTTTTATTAATGCAATTTTTGGCTTAATGCTAGCTTGGGTATTAGTGAGATATAACTTTCTTGGTAAAAAGCTCATTGATGCTTTAGTTGATTTGCCTTTTGCTTTGCCTACAGCAGTAACTGGAATTGCATTAACCGCGCTTTACAGTAAAAACGGATGGATTGGGCAGTATTTAGAGCCTTTAGGTATTAAGGTGGCTTTTACCCCTTTAGGGATTTTGATTGCATTGATCTTCATTGGGTTGCCATTTGTTGTACGTACTGTTCAGCCGATTCTTGAAGATCTTGAAACTGAATTAGAAGAAGCTTCTGCTAGTTTGGGAGCCAACCGTTGGCAGACCTTTCATTTGGTTATTTTGCCAATTCTGTTGCCTGCATTACTGACCGGATTTGCTTTGGCTTTTGCTAGAGCAGTAGGTGAATATGGTTCAGTCATTTTTATCGCAGGCAATATTCCTTTAGTTTCAGAGATTACGCCTTTAATGATTATTACGAGGCTTGAACAGTATGACTATTCAGGAGCAACGGCGATTGCTGTTGTCATGTTGGTTATATCTCTCATTCTCTTGTTTGCGATTAATGCTTTGCAAGCATGGACCGCAAAACGAACAGGGAGGAGTCGTTAA
- the pgsA gene encoding CDP-diacylglycerol--glycerol-3-phosphate 3-phosphatidyltransferase: MPFNLPIFLTWLRVATIPLVVGIFYLPEAYLTFPEKNLWATIFFIGAAVTDWLDGYLARKWGQVSAFGAFLDPVADKLMVAAALLVLLNFDRVEAWVALVIIGREITISALREWMAQIGASRSVAVHFVGKLKTAAQMVAIPFLLYDDTLFNLFHTSSIGRPLIWVAAVLTVWSMFYYLQKAWPLIKAKTDL, from the coding sequence ATGCCGTTTAATTTACCGATTTTTCTCACTTGGTTACGAGTAGCCACCATTCCTTTGGTGGTGGGCATTTTCTATTTACCGGAAGCCTATTTAACGTTTCCAGAGAAAAATCTTTGGGCTACGATTTTCTTTATTGGTGCGGCAGTAACAGATTGGTTAGATGGCTACTTAGCTCGCAAGTGGGGGCAGGTGTCTGCATTTGGTGCTTTCTTAGATCCGGTGGCTGACAAGCTCATGGTGGCAGCTGCACTATTGGTCTTACTTAATTTTGATCGTGTGGAAGCTTGGGTGGCTTTGGTCATTATTGGCCGTGAGATTACGATTTCTGCTTTAAGAGAGTGGATGGCTCAGATCGGTGCGTCTAGAAGTGTGGCGGTTCACTTTGTTGGTAAATTAAAAACGGCGGCTCAAATGGTGGCCATCCCATTCCTACTTTATGACGACACGCTCTTTAATCTATTCCACACATCTAGCATAGGCCGTCCATTAATTTGGGTGGCAGCGGTTTTAACTGTTTGGTCGATGTTCTATTACTTGCAAAAAGCTTGGCCATTAATCAAAGCGAAAACGGATTTATAA
- a CDS encoding sulfate/molybdate ABC transporter ATP-binding protein has product MSIQVKNINKSFGDFVALDNVSLDFPTGELVALLGPSGCGKTTLLRIIAGLETSDSGQVLLDGDDASSRHVRERQVGFVFQHYALFRHMTVFDNVAFGLRVKNKKERLSEAEISRKVHELLNLVQLDWLHDRFPAQLSGGQRQRIALARALAVEPKVLLLDEPFGALDAKVRKELRRWLRKLHDELHITSIFVTHDQEEALEVADRVVLMNKGKVEQIGSPDEVYEKPATPFVYGFLGNVNLFHGRVDGDAIQVGEHNIHHREATDLASGTPVVAFARPHELTIVDYVGRTDGVAARIDRILSFGVNSRIELSALDGSDNQGLPQHFEVELPKSEVLSRNLQEGLQVRIVPSQLKIFDNSSQVSKV; this is encoded by the coding sequence ATGAGTATTCAAGTAAAAAATATCAATAAATCTTTTGGCGATTTTGTTGCTTTAGATAATGTGTCATTAGACTTTCCAACTGGAGAGTTGGTGGCTTTATTGGGCCCATCAGGATGTGGCAAAACAACACTCTTGCGCATTATTGCCGGATTGGAAACTTCTGATAGTGGTCAGGTGTTGTTGGATGGAGATGATGCATCTAGTCGTCATGTCCGTGAACGTCAGGTGGGTTTTGTATTTCAGCACTATGCACTATTTAGGCATATGACCGTATTTGATAATGTGGCATTCGGCTTGCGTGTCAAAAATAAAAAGGAACGTCTCAGTGAGGCGGAGATTTCTAGAAAAGTACATGAGCTCTTGAATCTCGTGCAGTTAGATTGGTTGCATGATCGTTTTCCTGCTCAATTATCTGGAGGTCAGCGTCAGCGTATTGCTTTGGCTAGAGCTTTAGCAGTTGAGCCTAAAGTCTTACTTCTGGATGAACCCTTTGGGGCATTAGATGCTAAGGTCAGGAAAGAGTTACGTCGTTGGCTACGAAAACTCCATGATGAACTACACATTACTTCTATCTTTGTGACTCATGACCAAGAAGAGGCTTTGGAGGTGGCAGATCGTGTCGTCTTAATGAATAAAGGAAAAGTGGAGCAAATCGGTAGCCCTGATGAGGTGTATGAGAAGCCAGCAACCCCATTTGTTTATGGATTTTTAGGAAATGTGAATCTGTTTCATGGGCGTGTTGATGGAGATGCAATTCAGGTAGGGGAGCACAATATTCATCACCGTGAGGCTACAGATTTAGCAAGTGGTACTCCGGTTGTTGCTTTTGCAAGACCTCATGAGCTAACGATTGTGGACTATGTGGGTAGAACTGATGGCGTTGCAGCCAGAATCGATCGAATTTTGTCTTTTGGTGTTAATTCAAGAATTGAACTATCAGCATTAGATGGCTCTGATAATCAAGGTTTGCCGCAGCATTTTGAGGTTGAATTACCTAAGTCTGAGGTGCTTAGCAGAAACCTTCAGGAGGGCTTGCAAGTCCGTATTGTCCCATCTCAGCTAAAGATATTTGATAACTCTTCTCAAGTGAGCAAAGTATGA
- the uvrC gene encoding excinuclease ABC subunit UvrC, which produces MSNNASAILLDDVKKLPGLPGVYRFFDEAGQILYVGKAKDLKKRVNSYFQRNLSSPRIERMVSKIHTLQTTVTRTETEALLLENNLIKELSPPFNILFRDDKSYPYVMISGHDYPRLAYYRGRVEKRHQYYGPFPNAWAVRNSIQILQKVFQIRTCEDTVFKNRTRPCLLNQIYRCSGPCVGLISEKDYADDVNKAIRFLEGDHASVMADLEKAMLIHSERMEFEQAAAMRDRIADLSNILQQQSMDTVADGEGDVDILAIAMKGGLACVNLAMVRGGRHLGDKAYFPKMGRFKEDVMPDADEVMQAFIAQHYLSDDAESLRLIPKVMVIQDFKDTPENEELQMLLNEKASVGKAKKVQILRQPQGQRKHWLMMAQGNAEIALTKRLSESGGQEARTRSLIETLGLDIENAEDLRIECFDISHTSGEATQASCVVYQKHDMQTAEYRRFNINDIIPGDDYAAMRQVLHRRYANFQELPPEKQPHIVLVDGGRGQVEMAKQVFDELGMDLSLIVGIAKGEGRKVGLETLIFADQREPLVLGLESPALLLTAQIRDEAHRFAITGMRAKRQKARNVSRLEEIEGIGAKRRQKLLVRFGGLRGVIGATVEELQQVEGISKALAEQIYKQLH; this is translated from the coding sequence ATGTCGAATAACGCTTCAGCAATCCTTTTGGATGATGTAAAAAAACTACCTGGTTTACCAGGGGTTTACCGCTTCTTTGATGAAGCGGGGCAAATCTTATATGTTGGTAAAGCAAAAGACCTTAAAAAGCGGGTTAATAGTTATTTCCAGCGCAACCTAAGCTCACCTCGTATCGAACGGATGGTTAGCAAGATTCATACATTGCAAACCACCGTTACAAGAACTGAGACGGAAGCTTTATTGCTAGAAAACAACCTCATTAAAGAGCTATCTCCACCATTTAATATTCTATTTAGAGATGATAAGTCATATCCGTATGTGATGATCTCTGGACATGACTATCCTCGTTTAGCTTATTACCGTGGGCGAGTTGAAAAACGTCATCAATACTATGGACCGTTCCCTAATGCTTGGGCTGTTAGAAACAGTATTCAAATATTGCAAAAAGTATTTCAAATTAGAACTTGTGAAGATACGGTTTTTAAAAACAGAACTAGACCTTGCCTGCTCAACCAAATTTATCGTTGTAGTGGACCTTGCGTTGGTCTTATTAGTGAAAAAGATTATGCCGATGATGTTAATAAGGCGATTCGTTTTTTGGAGGGGGATCATGCCAGTGTGATGGCTGATCTTGAAAAAGCAATGCTCATTCATAGTGAGCGCATGGAGTTTGAGCAAGCTGCAGCTATGCGAGATCGCATTGCCGATTTATCAAACATTCTTCAGCAACAATCCATGGATACAGTTGCTGATGGCGAAGGTGATGTCGATATTTTGGCTATTGCTATGAAGGGTGGTTTGGCTTGTGTTAATTTGGCAATGGTGCGTGGTGGGCGCCATTTGGGGGATAAGGCTTATTTCCCAAAGATGGGCCGATTTAAAGAAGATGTCATGCCTGATGCGGATGAGGTCATGCAAGCATTCATTGCGCAACACTATTTAAGTGATGATGCTGAGTCCTTGCGTTTAATCCCCAAAGTCATGGTGATTCAAGACTTCAAAGACACGCCTGAGAATGAAGAGTTGCAGATGCTCCTTAACGAAAAAGCCAGTGTTGGTAAAGCAAAAAAAGTACAAATTTTGAGACAACCTCAAGGACAAAGAAAACATTGGTTGATGATGGCGCAAGGTAATGCGGAGATTGCATTGACTAAGCGTTTAAGTGAGTCAGGTGGTCAAGAAGCTAGGACTCGATCGTTAATCGAGACTTTGGGCTTGGATATTGAAAATGCCGAAGATTTAAGAATTGAATGTTTTGATATCAGTCACACCTCCGGTGAAGCAACGCAAGCGTCTTGCGTGGTGTATCAAAAGCATGACATGCAAACAGCAGAGTATCGACGTTTCAACATTAATGACATTATTCCTGGCGATGATTATGCTGCGATGAGGCAGGTGCTGCATCGTAGATACGCTAACTTTCAAGAGTTGCCACCAGAGAAGCAGCCCCATATTGTTCTGGTCGATGGCGGGCGTGGTCAAGTAGAGATGGCTAAACAGGTCTTTGATGAGTTGGGTATGGATCTTTCATTGATTGTGGGTATTGCCAAAGGTGAGGGCAGAAAAGTTGGTTTAGAAACACTTATCTTTGCTGATCAACGCGAGCCCTTGGTATTGGGTTTGGAGAGTCCTGCTTTATTGCTCACTGCGCAAATACGTGATGAGGCGCATCGGTTTGCGATTACGGGGATGCGTGCGAAGCGGCAGAAGGCAAGAAATGTTTCTCGCCTAGAAGAGATTGAAGGTATTGGTGCCAAGAGGCGCCAAAAACTACTCGTCAGATTTGGTGGTTTAAGGGGTGTGATTGGTGCAACTGTGGAAGAGTTACAGCAAGTTGAGGGCATCTCTAAAGCTTTAGCTGAGCAAATTTATAAGCAGCTGCACTAG